Sequence from the Corallococcus sp. EGB genome:
TCGCTCAGGCGCCGGCCGCGCAGCAGCTCCGGCCCCTGCCCCAGCGCGCGGGCAGCGGCGGGGTTCGCCCACAGCCACTCGAAGTCGACGATGGGTCCTCCCGGCGAGCGCACGGCGCGCAGCACCATGCACGCCTCCGGGTGTTCGCGCTCGGCCTCCTCCAACGCGGCCAGGAGCGCATCCGGGAGCGGCAGGGCCACGGTCGTCTCGGTCGCGGACATCCCAGCTCCTCGAGGCCCCGGCGACTGCCCACCCCCGGGGAGCCCGCATGTCGTCACGAATCGGACGGCGGCTCAAGCCAACCCCAGTCTTCGTATCTTTCTTAACCTTCGTGAATTGCTAGGAAAATCACTTGAGTCTGGAGGTGATTCCACGAAGGGCTCCCTTCCGGGTATGGGCGTCAGCCACACTCCTTCCCGCCCATGCGCCCTACGTACATCACGCACGTCGCGTTCGAAGCGCTGCACCTGCCCCTGACGGAGCCGTTCGCCATTGCCACGGGCGCGCAACACGCGGCGGAGAACGTGCTCGTGCGCGTGACGCTCGCGGACGGCACCGTGGGGCTGGGCGAGGCGGCGCCCTTCACCGCGGTGAGCGGGGAGACGCAAGCGAGCACGCTGGCCGCGCTGGAGCCGGTGCGGGGGCTGCTCGTGGGGCGTGATGCCCGGGCGTGGCGGCCCGCGTCGGAGGCGCTGGGGGATGTGCTCGCGCTGGCGCCGGCCGCGCGGTGTGGGGTGGAGATGGCGCTCCTGGATGCGCTCACGCGGCACCACCGGCTTCCGCTGTATGCCTTCTTCGGCGGGGCGGGGACGGAGCTGGACATCGACATGACGGTGACCGCCGGGGATGTGGCGCACGCGGTGGCGTCCACGCGGGCCATCCTGGGGCGGGGCATCGACACGTTGAAGGTGAAGGTGGGCGCGCTGGACCCGGACGCGGACGCGGCGCGGCTGGTGGCCATCCACCAGGAGGCCCCGAAGGCGCGGCTCTTCGCGGACGCGAACGGGGGCTACGACGTGGCGGAGGCGCTGGCGTTCCTCAAGGAGCTGGAGCGCGCGGAGGTGCCGCTGTCGCTCTTCGAGCAGCCGGTGCCGCCGTCCGACGTCGCGGGGCTGGCGGAGGTGACGCGCCGCTCGAAGGTGCCGGTGTGCGCGGACGAGTCAGCGCGGTCGGTGAAGGACGTGCTGCGGCTCATCCGTGAGAACGCGTGCCACGGCATCAACATCAAGACGATGAAGTGCGGGATGGTGGAGGCGGTGACGATGTGGAGCCTGGCCCGCGCGGCGGGGCTGGAGCTGATGGTGGGCGGCATGGTGGAGAGCGTGCTCGCGATGAGCGCGTCCGCGCACCTGGCGGCGGGGCTGGGCGGCTTCACCTACGCGGACCTGGACACGCCGTTGTTCATCGCGAGCCACCCGTTCCAGGGCGGAGGCCGGTACACGGGCTCGCGGCTGACGTTGGACCCGGACGCGCCGGGGCACGGCGTCACGCTGCGCTGAGACCTCACTTCACCCGGGACGCGGCCACGTCGAGCGCCTTCTCTCTCTGCGGATCCGCGCCGGCCGCGTAGGGCAGCGCGTCCGGGACCTCCACGTCCACCGGCACGCCCACGCCCTCCAGCCGTTCGCCGTCCACCTTCACGTCCATGACGGCGAGGTAGAGCAGGTCCCCATTGGACAGCTTCTGCGGCCCACCGCCCAGCACCGCGCCCGCGGTGCGCTGTCCCACGAGCGTGGCCAGTTGGTGGCGCTTCATCGTGAAGGCCACCAACTCCTTGCCGCTGCGCGAGTTGCCATTGACGAGCAGCACCACCGGCTTGCGCCAGGACGGCGTGAAGGGGTGTGCCTTTCCATCGCGGCTGGTGCTGACAAGCTGGGGGAGCTGCGGGTTGAAGAGGTTGACGAAGGCGGGATTGCAGCCGCCCCAGCCGTCGCGGAAGTCGACGACGAGCGCGTCCGCCTCCGCGAACGTGGACTGGAGTGCTTCCTCCAGGGCCTGCTGGTACTCGTCGCCGGTGCACGCGTAGACGTGCTGGTAGGCGACGCGGTGGCCCTGGCGCTCCACGACCTTCCCGCTGGCCTTCTGGAACGCGAGCCACTCCTGGCGCGGGTTCACGCGGTGGGGCGTGACGGTGAGCGACAGGGGTTCTGCGCCCTTCACGCGCTCCACGGTGAGGCGCGTGGCCCTGCCCGCGCGGTTCGTGAAGGAGTGCCAGGGATGGAAGGGCGC
This genomic interval carries:
- a CDS encoding dipeptide epimerase codes for the protein MRPTYITHVAFEALHLPLTEPFAIATGAQHAAENVLVRVTLADGTVGLGEAAPFTAVSGETQASTLAALEPVRGLLVGRDARAWRPASEALGDVLALAPAARCGVEMALLDALTRHHRLPLYAFFGGAGTELDIDMTVTAGDVAHAVASTRAILGRGIDTLKVKVGALDPDADAARLVAIHQEAPKARLFADANGGYDVAEALAFLKELERAEVPLSLFEQPVPPSDVAGLAEVTRRSKVPVCADESARSVKDVLRLIRENACHGINIKTMKCGMVEAVTMWSLARAAGLELMVGGMVESVLAMSASAHLAAGLGGFTYADLDTPLFIASHPFQGGGRYTGSRLTLDPDAPGHGVTLR
- a CDS encoding S41 family peptidase, which translates into the protein MAVRTARWWVAGLLFVGSSAQAATSPYAKRGEEIVTLVRTRFLDAAKGEAWADAHQDYAAGAKDAEDFARRTNAALADLKASHTAYYPKESPGHAEVSAIFQTFLKQKKVEATGIGVDVVETPEGFFVRHVFAEGPGARAGLLRGDRLVAVEGAPFHPWHSFTNRAGRATRLTVERVKGAEPLSLTVTPHRVNPRQEWLAFQKASGKVVERQGHRVAYQHVYACTGDEYQQALEEALQSTFAEADALVVDFRDGWGGCNPAFVNLFNPQLPQLVSTSRDGKAHPFTPSWRKPVVLLVNGNSRSGKELVAFTMKRHQLATLVGQRTAGAVLGGGPQKLSNGDLLYLAVMDVKVDGERLEGVGVPVDVEVPDALPYAAGADPQREKALDVAASRVK